The Vibrio echinoideorum DNA window TGGTGAGCAACTTGCTATCCTTCTAGATACTAAAGGTCCAGAAATCCGTACTATCAAGCTTGAAGATGGTAACGACGTAGATCTAGTAGCTGGTCAAGAGTTCACTTTCACAACTGACGCAACAGTTGTTGGTAACAAAGACGTAGTAGCAGTAACTTACCTAGGCTTCGCTAAAGACCTATCAGCAGGTAACACTATTCTTGTTGATGACGGCCTAATCGAAATGGAAGTTATCGCAACAACAGAAACTGAAGTTAAGTGTAAAGTTCTTAACAACGGTGCTCTAGGCGAAAATAAAGGTGTTAACCTTCCTGGCGTTTCTGTTCAACTTCCAGCTCTTTCTGAGAAAGACAAAGCTGACCTTAAGTTTGGTTGTGAGCAAGGCGTAGATTTCGTTGCTGCTTCTTTCATCCGTAAAGAAGACGATGTTAAAGAAATCCGTGAGCTTCTAAACGCTAACGGTGGCGAAAACATCCACATCATTTCTAAGATCGAAAACCAAGAAGGTGTCGATAACTTCGATTCAATCCTTGAAGCTTCTGACGGCATCATGGTTGCTCGTGGTGACCTAGGTGTTGAAATCCCAGCTGAAGAAGTAATCTTCGCTCAGAAAATGATGATCGAGAAGTGTAACCGTGCACGTAAGATGGTTATCACAGCAACTCAAATGCTTGACTCTATGATCAGCAACCCACGTCCAACTCGCGCAGAAGCGGGTGACGTTGCGAACGCAATCATGGATGGTACTGATGCTGTAATGCTTTCTGGTGAAACTGCTAAAGGCAAATACCCAGTTGAAGCTGTTACTATCATGGCTCAAATCGCGAACCGTACTGATTCAGCTCTTAAAGCTGAGCTAGGTTCTCGTCTAGACAGCCCACGTCTACGCATCACTGAAGCTGTATGTAAAGGCGCTGTAGACACAGCAGAGAAGCTAGCTGCTCCTCTAATCGTTGTTGCAACTGAAGGCGGTAAGTCTGCACGTTCAGTACGTAAGTACTTCCCAACTGCAAACATCCTTGCTCTAACAACTAACGAAAAGACAGCTGCACAGCTAGTTCTTACTAAAGGTGTTAAGCCTGTCCTTGTTGACTCTATCGAGAACACAGACACGTTCTACATCAACGGTAAAGAAATCGCTCTACAATCTGGCCTAGGTAACAAAGGCGACATCGTAGTTATGGTTTCTGGTGCTCTAGTAGCTTCTGGTACTACAAACACAGCATCTGTTCACGTTCTATAAGAATGAACTGATTCGCATAAAATATAAAAGAGGGCTTCGGCCCTCTTTTTTTATGAAACAAATCTTGCCTAACTTTTCAGTACGCTGTATTATCAATCAAGATAGAACTACGTACTGTTAATATCCATGGACTCTTTCTAAGAGACGGATTAGCAGACTAGAAATCAAATATACATGAGGTTTGTAATGTCTAGTCCTACTCTCACAGACAAAGTATCAAAAATGATTCGCCAAGATATTCTTAATGGTGAATTAACCCCAGGCCAAAAACTCGTTGTTGCAGATCTTAAAAATAGATACAACGTAGGCGCGTCTCCAATTCGTGAAGCCTTGGTGCAGTTGTCTTGGAGTAAATACGTTAAGCTAGAGCCACAAAAAGGTTGCTGGGTATCTCCAGTCTCAAAGAAAGAGCTCAATGACTTATACGAAAGCCTTCGAGTTGTCTCTTCTGTTTTGCTTAAGAAAGCGATTTCTGCCGGTGATGAAAGCTGGGAATTAGAAGTACTAACGTCTTACCATAAACTTTCTCGAATACAGCATCTGTCAGAAGAATTTGACTGTATTGAGTGGGAAGAGCGTCACCAGAGATTTCATGCAGCATTGCTTGAAGGTGCAGATTCAGAGAACATGTTTAAGTTCTTTGACGATCTGATTAACCAAGTAAAGCGCTACCGCTTTTTAGCAATGTCGGCTGAAACTGTCGCTGATGATCTGTTCAATATTGATGAACACGAAATGATCATGAAACTGGTACTCGCTAAAAATGCAGAACAAGCCGCTGAGTTGCTTGATCAGCACTTACTAGGTTCAATGAAACGAATTGAAGAGATTATCGAAGCCGCATAAAGCGAAGATAAGTTCTAACCATATAAAAACGGAGCCCGATGGCTCCGTTTTTTATTTCCAGTATTACGACTGAACTACCACCCAAAAAACTCTTTGTGATGAGTATTGAGCAATACAACCATAGGTAAAAAATACAACGCACTGAGTTGAAAGCCAAGAATGGCTAATGCCCCTATGGTTAACCTCACTAAAAAATCGACAAACATACTACGCCTCTTTTAACCAGACAGTATGATCCCCAAACTCTTGCTCCAGCTAACGTAATTCCGCTATTGCCTTTCAAACTATTGATAAGAAAGGATAACTAGCTGAATTACGTTAACGGTGTCGTCCTTTTACATCTGGTAAATACTTTTATTTACTGCACCGCTCAGAACGGTCCAATTTGAAGCAAGGTAGTTTACTTACCATTCAGTTTAGCTCAAATTTCCACCATCATTAGACTTTAGTCTAACTGTAAGAATTTCGTGACACAGATCGCTCAAAAGTGAGATTCATAGAAATAGCACCGACCAGAGTGCTGGTTATGACGAGTTAAAGTGGGAATTAAAGCGTGGAACTCATGTGGTGTTTCAGGGCTGTATTAAAGCGTTAGACAGAACTAGAGCAGGCGATTATCTATTTTTTTGGTCTACTGAACCAATAAGATAGCTACGCTACATCGGCATGGCTCGGGCACATAGAAACGGTATTACGCCCAGATGATTTAGATTCGTAAAGCCCTACATCAGCACATTTATACGAACGTGTACTGTTGCTCGTCAAATCAGTAAAGCCGACACTGACCGTGACTTTCGTACCAACAGACAACTCTATCTCTATTCGCAAGCGATCCAGTACGCGTTTCGCTTCAGGCAATGAAGTATGTGGCATCAGTAATGCGAACTCCTCGCCGCCGACTCTAGCAACAAAGTCAGTACTGCGAAGGCTGTCTTGCAAGAGCCTAGCAACACTCGCGATAACACGGTCGCCTTCATCGTGGCCAAGCTCATCATTGATACGTTTAAAATTATCGATATCGACCAAGGCTAGGCAAGTGGTCGCTTCATTTGGGTAACGCTCTACCAAACGAGAATAGTACGCGAGTTGCTCTTCGAATTTTCGTCGGTTCCAAAGGTTACTCAAAGAATCCCTTTCACTTAAAACACGCAAACGGACTTCAAGCTCTTTCCTTACCGAAATATCGACCAAGGAAGTAATATAATAGCTGACCTTTCCAGAATTATTTTTAACCGCCTGTACTCTCATGATAACGGTGAAAGGAATACGCAGTTTATTCTTACACTGTACTTCACCTTCCCATACTTCTTCCTGTTCTAAATGACTCCAGATAACTGAGCTAGAGAGCACTTGATCGGTATTTTCAAGCAACAGCTGCAATGCATTTTTCCCGAGAACTTGGGTTTTGCAGTACCCGGTCATGTTCTCAAACTCGTTATTGATCATCATAGTACGATGCTGCTTATCGGAGATCATCACGGCAGACATACCACTCAATGCGGCGCGCGCCAACTTACTTTCTAAGCTCCGACGTCGATAATGGGTCACTAAATATGCAAACGGAAACGCAAAAACAAGTACCGTCAGTAATACGAAAACTTCTTCTTGGGAGAGATCATTTAGACTCTGTTCAGCCCTATCCATCAACTGCTTCTGATTGAGTTGAATCAGCAAGTGAGCTTTTTGATTATTCGCGAGCATAACGGTGTTAAACGCAAACAAGTTACCATCTTCAAAAACGTGTCCAACCTGATCGTTGTTAATCGCTTCCCACGTTTGTGGTGCGATGTGTTTCAGGTTATACCCTTTTCTTTCAGGGATAGAATCACCAAACAGCTTACTGCTGTTATTACTCGCAATGTAATAGCCGGATTCATTAATGATTTCCGCTCTTAGGTCATTATCAGGTGAAAAGCTAAGACGTGACGATAAGCCCCATACATCCAAATTGATAACAAGGTAACCAACGCGTTTTTCTGGTGTTTCAACAGGAGTAAATACACGGATTACAGGTACATAAGGGAAGGTTAGCTCACCATGCTCCGTTTCAAGTTCAATCCCCCAGCCACCAATTTGCTCGGCTTCAAGATTTTGTGCATGTTGAAAATAGCTAGAATCAGACTTGTCTTGTAGCTCTTGAGGGACCGCCACACTCCCGGTATCAGCCGAGTAATTAACGCGCACCAGCTCTTTGCCCGTAATGTCCAACAGATGAATCTTCGTGTACCACTTCTGGTTCACTAAGACAGACTGCCAAACTTCTTCGAGTAGATCTTTGGTTTGTTCCGACGGAGATTCAGCAAAATTGACAAGACTTTGACTGTGACTGAGCAACCCCATCACCGAGGCTAATTGAGTCTTAAGAAGATCATAGTCTCGCTTGGCATACACTAATTGATAGACAGCTTGTTTAGCCGAATAGTCAAAGCTCTGTTGTTTTACTTCTTTGTAGCGCTGTAAGTAATAAAGAGCAACGGCAGAACAGAGAGTGATTGAGATAATTAGTAATGTAATTATTGATTTTTTATTTCTCATTACTAGCTCAGAAGGAAAAAGAGAGCGGAGGATTATAGCACTCTATAAAATTAACAAAATAAAAGCCGCTTAAAAAAGCGGCTTAAAAACTATTTTTACAGACTTATCGTTTAGGCCTTCAACGCTCGTTCACCACGAGCAATACCAACAACACCACTTCGAGCCACTTCAAGAACTTCCGTCACTTCAGACAAAGCCTGAATGAAAGCATCAAGCTTCTCGCTAGTTCCAGCCATTTGAACCGTGTATTGAGAAGCTGTCACATCGACAATCTGGCCACGGAAGATATCCGCTGTGCGTTTCACTTCCGCGCGAGCAAAGCCGCTAGCGCGTACTTTTACCATCAAAAGTTCACGCTCGATATGCTCAAGCTCAGACACTTCTTGTACCTTAAGTACGTCGATTAACTTGTGTAGCTGTTTTTGGATCTGCTCAAGCTGCATTTCGCTCGAGTTAGTGGTGACATTCAGACGAGAAAGCGTTGGATCATCGGTTGGAGATACATTCAAAGACTCAATGTTGTAGCCACGCTGAGAAAACAAGCCAACCACTCGAGAAAGTGCACCTGGTTGGTTTTCCATTAATAGTGAAAGGATGTGTCTCATATTATGTTCTCTCCGTTTTGCTTAGCCACATGTTATCCATACCCTCGCCTTTAATCTGCATTGGGTATACGTGCTCGGTGTCATCCACACTGATATCGACAAATACCAAACGGTCTTTCATCGCTAGTGCTTTTTCCAAACCTGATTCCAGTTCATCCGGAGACGAAATACGCATGCCAACGTGGCCATAGGCCTCGGCAATCGCAGCAAAATCAGGAACAGAGTCCATATATGAATTAGAGTAACGACCTTGATAAACAATGTCTTGCCACTGTTTCACCATGCCTAAGAAACGGTTGTTAAGGTTAATAATCTTAACGGGAATATTGTATTGCAGCGCAGTCGACAGCTCTTGGATATTCATTTGAATACTGCCGTCACCAGTAACAATCACAACTTCTTCATCTGGTTTCGCAAACTTAACGCCCATACCAGCAGGTAAGCCAAAGCCCATAGTGCCTAGACCACCAGAGTTAATCCAACGGCGTGGCTTGTCAAACGGATAGTACAAAGCAGCAAACATTTGGTGTTGACCTACATCCGAAGCAACATAGGCATCGC harbors:
- a CDS encoding GntR family transcriptional regulator, yielding MIRQDILNGELTPGQKLVVADLKNRYNVGASPIREALVQLSWSKYVKLEPQKGCWVSPVSKKELNDLYESLRVVSSVLLKKAISAGDESWELEVLTSYHKLSRIQHLSEEFDCIEWEERHQRFHAALLEGADSENMFKFFDDLINQVKRYRFLAMSAETVADDLFNIDEHEMIMKLVLAKNAEQAAELLDQHLLGSMKRIEEIIEAA
- a CDS encoding sensor domain-containing diguanylate cyclase — its product is MRNKKSIITLLIISITLCSAVALYYLQRYKEVKQQSFDYSAKQAVYQLVYAKRDYDLLKTQLASVMGLLSHSQSLVNFAESPSEQTKDLLEEVWQSVLVNQKWYTKIHLLDITGKELVRVNYSADTGSVAVPQELQDKSDSSYFQHAQNLEAEQIGGWGIELETEHGELTFPYVPVIRVFTPVETPEKRVGYLVINLDVWGLSSRLSFSPDNDLRAEIINESGYYIASNNSSKLFGDSIPERKGYNLKHIAPQTWEAINNDQVGHVFEDGNLFAFNTVMLANNQKAHLLIQLNQKQLMDRAEQSLNDLSQEEVFVLLTVLVFAFPFAYLVTHYRRRSLESKLARAALSGMSAVMISDKQHRTMMINNEFENMTGYCKTQVLGKNALQLLLENTDQVLSSSVIWSHLEQEEVWEGEVQCKNKLRIPFTVIMRVQAVKNNSGKVSYYITSLVDISVRKELEVRLRVLSERDSLSNLWNRRKFEEQLAYYSRLVERYPNEATTCLALVDIDNFKRINDELGHDEGDRVIASVARLLQDSLRSTDFVARVGGEEFALLMPHTSLPEAKRVLDRLRIEIELSVGTKVTVSVGFTDLTSNSTRSYKCADVGLYESKSSGRNTVSMCPSHADVA
- the pykF gene encoding pyruvate kinase PykF, with the translated sequence MKKTKIVCTIGPKTESVEKLTELVDAGMNVMRLNFSHGDFAEHGTRIANFRKVMENNGEQLAILLDTKGPEIRTIKLEDGNDVDLVAGQEFTFTTDATVVGNKDVVAVTYLGFAKDLSAGNTILVDDGLIEMEVIATTETEVKCKVLNNGALGENKGVNLPGVSVQLPALSEKDKADLKFGCEQGVDFVAASFIRKEDDVKEIRELLNANGGENIHIISKIENQEGVDNFDSILEASDGIMVARGDLGVEIPAEEVIFAQKMMIEKCNRARKMVITATQMLDSMISNPRPTRAEAGDVANAIMDGTDAVMLSGETAKGKYPVEAVTIMAQIANRTDSALKAELGSRLDSPRLRITEAVCKGAVDTAEKLAAPLIVVATEGGKSARSVRKYFPTANILALTTNEKTAAQLVLTKGVKPVLVDSIENTDTFYINGKEIALQSGLGNKGDIVVMVSGALVASGTTNTASVHVL
- the ilvN gene encoding acetolactate synthase small subunit, which gives rise to MRHILSLLMENQPGALSRVVGLFSQRGYNIESLNVSPTDDPTLSRLNVTTNSSEMQLEQIQKQLHKLIDVLKVQEVSELEHIERELLMVKVRASGFARAEVKRTADIFRGQIVDVTASQYTVQMAGTSEKLDAFIQALSEVTEVLEVARSGVVGIARGERALKA